The Engystomops pustulosus chromosome 3, aEngPut4.maternal, whole genome shotgun sequence region TGTTGACACTGATTTTTAATTGTAAATTTATACCGTGACATTTTTGCAATTACCTTattgtttgttatattttaaatgtatttaacatGTAATGCAGAACTAATTATTTCCTGTCTCTAGGCCATGCACCTCATAACTTTAAATTGCTGTCCGTCCAAGTGATGATACGTCATGGAGATCGGTATCCACTGTACGCTATTCCTAAAACCAAGAGACCGGATATCGACTGTGTGCTAGAACCAGACAGGTATAGTGCACGTTCTTAAGTAACCTGCTCTTGTCTTCCTCGTTTACTAAGATGAAAGGAGTATTCTTAACTAGATGACcctacccacacacagtgactgacacagTGAGAATTCTAATGACCCCGTCcttacacagtgactgacagtaagAGTTCTAATGACCCTGTCCACACATAGTGACTGGAAGAGAGTCCTGATGACCCTGttcccacacagtgattggcaatgAGAGGaccctgacagtgagagtcctggtgACCCCGTTCCCAcaaagtgattggcagtgagaggaccctgcccacacgCAGTGACTAGCAGTGaggaccccgcccacacacagtgacttaCACAGTGAAAGTCCTGAGGACCCCTCCATACACTGTGACTGACAGTAAGAGTTCTAATGACCCCATCCACACATATTGATTGGCAGAGTCCTGATGACCCCATCcttacagtgattggcagtgagaggaaCCTGACCCCTCAgttgactgacagtgagagtcctgatgacCCCATTCCCACACAGTGACTGGCAGTGAGagaaccctgcccacacacagtgactggcagtgagagtcctgatgaccccgcccacacacaggaaTTGGCAGTGAGAGTTCTGGTGACCCCGCCGACgtagtgactgacagtgagaatTCTGGAGACCGCACCcatacagtgactgacagtgggAGTTCTGATGACCCTGCCCACACATAATGACAATGATGATCTTAATGTCCATTTTAACTGAAGGTTTTCTTATCCTTACTTTTTATAGGGACCCATCTCATCCAAACTTGGCCGATTTTATTAGTCACATGACAAAAGGATCGGAAGCCCAGATGGACGGTACATTGAGCAGCCTGCCACGTTATCCCAGCCATTCACTCTGCGAGATGGGAGAATTAACCCAAACAGGTAGACGCCTTTTGTGTATTACTGGGTGACATTTGTGGAGGAAAAGCCCTTGTTCCTCATTGGTGCAGGTATAGGGAACTGGTCTGGTTAGGTGGAGGGCCAAAAAGGTCAATAAAAGGAAATATATCAACAGAAAGCtcatttttatttcaaaaatgtcCTTATCAGCAGTATCCATACAGAccatccccgggttacgtacaagataggttttctaggtttgttattaagttgcatttgtatgtaatttggaagacctgtatatatctaatatataaagctgtgtgtgtgtatgtccgctaaaggaatctgcatagTCACATTTACcaccaccaaattttgcacagttggtgCCTGTGACTAAGGGAACGTCGTTTTGAGACAAAATTTTTaccccgcgctttccaaaatccacttattacacaccatacaggagccattgtctgctgctgctgtggcagttggaagctgagctgtgattggttgctgttctgtcacaagtcattaatatgagccctgagcgttgattggttactataggcaatgagtattagatgcttatgtgtgaggtaagatggatagaggatACAGAGATTCGCtgagtctgaggtaaaactgttccagtttcccatggaaaccaatgagagatcagctgtaattttataaaccgctTTGCAAAAAGGAAACCTGAGCTCTGACTggtggccatgggcaactagagccgTTCTGCTCTGCCACTTCTGATAAGTCCCCCCCtacccccatagacaaagtgacagacagtcactgaaatgagactgctggcgacagacagtcactgaaatgagactgctggcaacagacagtcactgaaagaaactATTGgcggcagacagtcactggaattttgttgtagctaacagcagttatttattattccaggcaacgccgggagctacagatagttataattataactccagacaaaataattttttgccccagtgacaaatgaattttttaaaattttgtgctgtcacgggaacaagaattatcaataaaacctcattagacaccttacagctaatcattgcagccttAGACTAAGGTCCGTCTgttactaggggttgtctgtaaggtaggtgtccttaagtcaggaccGGCTGTAATTCCACTACTTTTTATTTGATtacttcacattacctggctccctggctACAGCATGTGGTGGGTCCCACTGCAAACGCCACAagttgtcttcctcctctcctcctccttgtcacACATGGTCCTCCATCCCTCGGCCTCTCTCTTCCTCCGTGAGAGGGATTGAGGTGAAAAAGACTTGTGTCGTTTTAACTGCCCCTCCCTTCTTCCTTGGGTCTCATTACACGCTGCTTTtaccttttcccatcctggaaaacatatttgcatattccttacccagagtCCCCAACCGAAAATGTATTTTCAGATTCCTTTGCCCCAAAGAAATGATGATGTAGGGCAGTGATGTCGAGCCTTTTTGAGATCAAGTGAGAATTGTGGGGGGCCTGGAGCAAGTTCTCTAATAGCCCCAACCGACCCTAACCACACAGGCAGCcaagatgggtcactttaaaatagcgcagaGACTCTGCCTGAGTGCCTCACGTGTCCACAGGGAGGTctcagagtgccacctttggcacccatgccatgggtttgccaccactgttgtAGGGGGTTGAGGTGTTATGATTGTGCTCTGCACTCAATGTTTTTTaataaccattattatttttCACTTTCCATCATGCAGGTGTGGTGCAGCATTTGTATAATGGACAAATCCTACGGGAAAATTACTTGAAGAAACACAAACTTCTCACAAAAGACTGGACAGCAAAGCAGGTTTACATAGAATCCACTGGAAAAAGCCGGACGCTGCAGAGTGGTCTGGCCTTACTGTACAGCTTTCTGCCGGGCTTCGACTGGAAGAAGATAAGTGTGAAACACCAGTGGAGCAGTATATTCTGCTCCGGTCACTGTGACTGTCCCATGAGGAACCACTACCTTGAAGAAGAGCAGCGTCGGCAGTATAGCTATAGGATTAAAAACGCCCAGCTAGAAAAAACCTATATTGATATGGCCAAAGTGGTTGAGGTCCCCACTAAGCAATTAAGAGCCTCTAATCCCATTGACTCCTTATTATGCCATTTTTGTCACAATGTCACTTTCCCGTGCACCAAGAATGGCTGTATAAACATTGAGCACTTTAAGACCATTAAAGCACATCAAATCGAGGATGAGCGGGAGAGACATGAGAAGCAGCTGTACTATAAGTACGCGCTACTGGCCACTTACCCCCTGCTAAACCAGACCGTCAGCCGGATGCAGAGGATCTCGGAAGGCAAAAAGGCCGAAGCGTTCGCCTTATACTCCGCCCATGATGTGACTCTCTCCCCCGTCCTCAGTGCCATCGGCCTCACAGAGGCTCGGTTTCCCCGATTCGCTGCCCGCTTGGTATTCGAACTGTGGCAAAACACTGACAAACCAAAGGACCACTATGTCCGGATTCTGTACAACGGAGAGGATTTGACTTTTCAGACTTCGTTTTGCAGAGAACAGGAGCGGCGCTCCAGCCGCCCTCTATGTCCACTTTCGAAATTTGTCAACTTTGTGAAAAGGGAGATGTTTTCGGCGCTGAACAGTACCAGTTATTACGATGCGTGCCGTCAGAAGATGTTCTAGAAGCCTATTCACTCACTGTAACATCGGAGACTTCATCTTGGTTCAGTAACTCTGCAAATAAAAGCCAACGTTAAAGGCCGTGCGGTTTGTTGTCAGCACAGACCACATCCGAGCTGCCACCGAGCAGTGTGTCTGCCATGCAGATTAACCCACAGTCCAGCCAGGCCCAAGGCTGGTAGTGCGCTACACGACATGCAATGTCCCATACCTGTGGTGGGGTTCAGGCGGGTGCGGGATGGGCAGCTGTGTGCAGCTAAGTATTTTCCCTTTACTGTATCATCAGTGGTCTGACAACATAAGGACTTGTTCAAATTACCCTACAGTTCCAgcatttttatcagtttttttcttCAATTGTTATAAAAGGTGTTTGAGggtccacatgttcagtttttcacatgcagtttttgaagccaaaagcaggtgtgggtgATAATGGGTTTAGAcatataattgaaaggtgctgctcctcctcctactcttaTTTCActccaggtttgggcatcaaaaactgcgtCTGAAAAACTGGGATCTGACCACACGTTCAAAGGGAATGTGTCTCCAAAAAATAGGACTAGTTTTTGATTTTCATTGTTAGTTTTATTTGTgtgttaaagttacaaaaaattgGCTTTTTTGGTAAAGTATtgtatatatagttttttatgttttctaattggctcaaaatgaacattaaaaACAACAGTGTATTTCTATGGgtttttttagttgtttttttttttcttttctttacaaGTTTTCGACTTGAACTGGGGCGTCTATAAGAGGGAAAATACCCCCTTTGGGGGCAGAGTTGTACTGGGTCTGATCCGCAGTTCGGATCAATGGTTCAGACCCAGCAATAACCAATAACGTGACCACCGGGTCTATAGAGCCAGCTCCTTTATTCCCTGCATAACTCTGACAGCCGGAGACCCGGTCCTACTCCTGCAGTCTGTGCAAtagcaggagaaactgcagcaagGTCTTTCTACTCCAGACCCTCACCAGCTGACATCTGTAGTCTGTGGGCGGTCAGCATAGAGTTAATGTAAATGaatgtttatttttgtattttcatggCATTTTTATTCCCCCCTCCTTTTAGAGGAAATGTTTAAAATTGTAgtatatttattttgtatattgCACAGttggccactagggggagcattaTCTTATGCACTGTATCAATGCACAGCATGGATCACAAATGATTTGTACTTGACAAATGACCTTTTGTGATGTCATGATGAGAGTCctgtttttgttttcttaaatGCAGGGTTACAGGTTTTGAAAACCTTTGGTTAGTGCAGATTAGTATGTTAATATATGTAATAGCACACAGAGACCTCTACATGGTGCATCAGGTCTCTGGCCCTTCCTaaatcatgatgtcatcacaggtcctgttcaGTTCTGCAGCATTAGCTCCTTCTATTCTCCTGTACACAGCTGATGCGCCCTCTAATGGCCAAAAgtggaaaatattaaaatatattatattttaatatctgAAATGTTTAAAGCAATAAAAAAGCCCCATAAAATCAGTAAATTAATAAACAACAAATCACATTAATAAggtaaaatgtatattttggaGACACATTCCCTTTGAATGAGAAACTCAACTGcaagacaattaaaaaaaaaaaaaaaaaaaaaaagccctgtgtAGAAGGAAGCCTTACATATGATTGTATGAAGAGCAAGGAAACTGGTTCCTAGGGAGAATAATACATAGACAGCACTAGACCCATATGAGTGTACGGAGAGAGGAGAATACTGGACCTCGCCCTGGAGTGTCATCTGATTTTGATGCTGCTGTTTGTCAGGgattccttgtatcatatatcattatGATGCACAGAGTCCTGTCCTCTGCCCTGTGGTCCGTCCGTTAAACAGGACCCTCCATGATGTTTGCCTCTTTTCATGCAGCACTTTGCTACCTCGTACATAAATACAATGGAATTTGATAGCCgtgctacttaaaggggttttctactttaagcacattgcagcaaataattgatattgtttgtgtaatgaaaagtgatacaaatttccaatatacttttttttttttttttttctttaatcaaTTCTTAACgtttttttgggttgttttttttttttttttagatattcttgctgtcattcaacaggaaacttcattctttgcttcctgtagataaataccagtccatgtgatgtcactccggtgaccagcttgttagtatcacacagcccTAATTACTCTCTGATATAACaagtcttgcacctgtgtgacatcacatgatcactgaccggtgtttatctacaggaagtaaagcaTGAAGTTTCCTGATTACATGACCGCTAACAAATATCTAGAAAAACTGTTAAGAATTGATAAAGTATATATAAAGAaatttgtagaacttttcattatacaaccaATATTAGTTATTTCCctgaatgtgcttaaagtgaacaaccccttcaaGGGCTCAAATGTCTTTTACTGTAGCTAGGAGGTCATGTTCCTAATCATTGTAATATTGCCTATGTTCACACTTGTACTCAAAAGAGGATTCACAGTGCTGTACTAGATCTGTCCATTGGACTGCTCTGACACcccttaaaaaaaactaaaaaatgtatCCTTGTGACCTGTGACCCTTATAttattaaggctatattcacacgagcgtgtgcccgccataccataccatagcacggtgggcacacgtcgcTGCTCATCGCCGCTCTTCTCCATACAGAAACATGGCGCATGGAGCCGTATTCCCggggaaagaaaggacatgtcccatcttttcccggGTACGAAACGTTACACCATAACACtccatacggcgccatgcgcccattgccagcctatgggggggcgtatatatgatgtgtatatatatcggccatatataagtCCCACAACAGCCGTGTGAGTGaagccttaggccggcggcacacgttttgaaccagtttttgggctgtttttaagcagtccgttaaaaaaaagtgttaccaattatctaaattaaaacgggtcaaaaactgatgcgttttcacaAAATGcactttttaacggactgcttaaaaacggccctaaaacaggttcaaaacgccacgtaagACTGTGTTCACATCTGCATTGTGCCTCGTGTGTGTATTAAGTAAACCTCTAGTACCACAATTTGTAAGCAGTACATTATCTGTAGAGGGAGGAAGGTAATGCTAAGGGCTGCTGGACACAGGATTTGGCACATATTTTCCATCAGTGTCAAAATACTTCTCACATTGAAATGAACCATAGGTTGCAAAGACTTTTTTTCGACATGGAAAAGATATGAAATGATGGGGAAGATTTaatagaagtgtctgaggtaaaactgttctagtagaacatggaaaccaatcagagctcagctgtcattttatagacagCTGCTgggaaataaaagctgagctctgattggttggcatgggccagttctgctctcagacacgtcTTGATAAATCTCTACCAATATGTCTGTTATGATGATCATAGTTCTTCGCTGCTGTTACGCTATCTCTATGAGGTTCGGAGTCGTGTCCCTAGCACAGTGTTCGCTCCGTGAAATCCGTCCACCACGAGGCCAGTGATTCATGGACCAGACCCGGCCTTGTGTTTTTGGCTTTAggctgtctgtgtcactgacatgGCTGACCATTACTCGCTATAGTAACCACCAGATTTccatttggcaaaattgtttctGTTTGGTGAAAAACTTTGCATTTCATCTACTGAACCTGGTCTATCACCTGCCAGCTTGTACAAGGTCATTGTGTCACGTGTATGGTCAGCTCAAAGATGGGGGGGCCTCACACCTAGTACCCCGGACTATCCACTGTTTGAGGCATTTATAACATTGAGTGCCGCCTCAACGTCACAGCACCCATTATGTCTAATAACGTCACATGGCCTGTTTGTAGTACTCATGGAGCtgaaataccaagcacagccactgtacagtatatggcgctGTATTTGGCAGAGTGCAAAGAAGGCACAGTTCTTTTCTAAATGCTGCTAATGTTATGAGGGTGTTTGACtatgttttgtgtgtttttaagtGCAATTTGTAACGTTCCGTGCCCTTTTTCAGTTTTGGCTCTTCTCAGACTTGTACATGGACTTCAATCAGATCGGGGAAGAATGAGTATAGAGATTCTTCAGTGGTGCTCATCTCAGTCCACCTCTGGCCAGGGCTGCAGCTCAGCTCCGCAGAATACATGGGGTTGTAACAAGGGTAAACGCAGTACAATTACAATttgggtcggggggggggggggcggcctttGCATTACCAAGGTGTAATTCTGCAACGCTTTTCTTTAACATgtcttaattttatttttcagatcatatttttttttataaaattgcaTGTTAGCGGTTGGTTATTCCACTACATGTATCACTGACCTCGGCCACTGAATTAGATCTAGCGCCCCCTGACAGCCCACAGAGGATACATGGATTGTTAAGTGTTTGAGCTTTTTTCTTAGCTTATTTTGACTTGTGGTGCTCTTGCTTTATCCACTTGATTTGATATATTGTCTACTTACACTTCCCTACACATTTCAGTTATACGTAACTATCCATAGTTGATACTTGAGTCTACTGTGATCTGGACATCGCTTGAAAAGTGGTTAAAGCCGAACTAAAGCTTTGAAGAAAAGGCTAAACCTTTTTATTGCAGAAATTAACAGAGTAAGAGGTAATAAGGAACGTAGCTTCTCTGTACAttgttttctgcttctttctcctgtagtgatcaGTGAATCTAAAAGAGCTCCGTGCTTTGCCCATTttataaggaggctaatgattaactctttccatacctagggAATATATTTCTGTTGATGATTCTGCTCTCTGTGGAGAATAGTCATtcgggttcctttatctctcagtagATACAgggcagaaagctgatttacacaaactgtttaAATAAAGCAGAGGCAAAAGAAGGACACaaacagattttctttaataaaatatttacaaagaTTACTGTTATAATTTGAACTATTTATGCAATTTTCTCAAAAGTTTAGTTGcgctttatttttatggtacttacatttgcacaattttctgtGAAAAACACTGTAGGGGATTAAAGCTTTACATGTACCAAATGTGTCAAACATGTCCATAGCCTAGTATTCCTTTTCCAATATGTTTTTAATAACGGTTATTTTTCGTGGCATATACCATTATTTAAAAATCCCTTGCCACCCTTGTCATTGGGTTGTTGAAAAGTTATCTTCACTGTAATACCTCAAAAAATAAAGAAGGCCCCCGATTATATAAACAACCCATTAACCCCATGTCTATATGTATCAAGGATTCTGGCagcttctttttagtgcaaatgcACTATAGATACATGGCTGTCATACTCATTTTTGCCAGGTGGGGGCACTGTGAACACATCTTTTCCACTAATACTAGAGAGACTAAGTAGCGCTAAACCGTGAAATAGGGGGTTAttaatcattggttttcctgggcttttttggcttaaaaaaagtctcaaagtagtcgcaGTGAGTTTTTCTGAGGCTTTTCACTAGTAAAAGTCTCACAGGATTATATACACCctaaaggacgcagggttttttttcgctcatttctcgctctccaccttcaaaaatccataactttttcatttttctgtgtactgagctgtgtgaaggcttaaaATGTACTTTTCCTTGGCGCTCCAAATgacgatcatggtgataccaaatttatacaggttttattgtgtttcaatagattttcaaaaactttttcatacttcggtgtacggagctgtgtgatttttttttttttttttgcgaaatgagccgacattttcattgcttccattttgaagtctttgcaacattttgatcacttttttattccatttttttatgtgaagcaaaatggtgtaaaagtcgcgttttggacaattgggcgctattttctgttatggaggtcaccaccagcaataaccatttttatattttgattgacgCAGTGaaacctattgtgtctgtgacttttactgtttattatgttttatatcagttctagggaaaggagggcgatttgaacttttaggtttttaactttttttcattattttttcaattttgaaactttttttttaccatattttagaccctctagggtacattaaccctagatggtctgattcttcctaccatatactgcaatactactatgttgcagtatatggcatttttgcacagcaaACAATGAGCTCATTGTCACTCACCATTACTCGTTGTAACAAAACTGTAGAAACCAGACAGCACCGATGAAGTGTGGGGGAGCGATGATCAGGTCCAATatggcggcgcccgcacgccgccgtcttttaaatgccgccggagGTATCAGAAGAGTTAATAgctgtgatcggtgcaagcaccgactatGGTTATTagggtgggggtttgctgcaatatgcaacaaaccccgaCTCTTCATACATCCCCTGCACCTCTGTGCCGCACATGTACGGCACGGAGCATAAAGGGGATAATCTGCCGTAAACCtacaactactgctagtgcaacactgtgcaaagactattatgcatttgagactttttttggggggactttttgggaaaaaaaattaccagacagaaaatagaccataagaacatttattaaagggccaaagccactttaatgaatctgatgggcaccgGAGCTccaaaaaatagacatagaactgtcccaaggacctGGTCtgaagataaataacccccacagtGTCTGCTTTATAGAGATAATTTCATTCTGTAGAGTATATAGTCTCCACTACTCTTActctgttactgcttagtcacacATCTgtaaactcaccggccactttattaggtacaccatgctagtaacgggttggacccccttttgccttcagaactgcctcaattcttcgtggcatagattcaacaaggtgctggaagctcctcagagattttggtccatattgacatgatggcatcacacagttgccgcagatttgtcggctgcacatccatgatgcgaatctcccgttccaccacatcccaaagattctctattggattgagatctggtgactgtggaggccatttgagtacagtgaactcattgtcatgttcaagaaaccagtctgagatgattccagctttatgacatggcgcattatcctgctgaaagtagccatcagatgttacagggtacattgtggtcataaagggatggacatgatcagcaacaatactcaggtaggctgtggcgttgcaacgatgctcaattggtaccaaggggcccaaagagtgccaagaaaatattccccacaccatgacaccaccaccaccagcctgaaccgttgatacaaggcaggatggatccatgctttcatgttgttgacgccaaactctgaccctaccatccgaatgtcgcagcagaaatcgagactcatcagaccaggaaacgtttttccaatcttctactgtccaatttcgatgagcttgtgcaaattgtagcctcagtttcctgttcttagctgaaaggagtggcacccggtgtggtcttctgctgctgtagcccatctacctcaaagttcgacgtactgtgcgttcagagatgctcttctgcctaccttggttgtaacgggtggcgatttgagtcactgttgcctttctatcagctcgaaccagtctgcccattctcctctgacctctggcataaacaaggcatttccgcccacagaactgccgctcactggatgttttttctttttcggatcattctctgtaaaccctagcgatggttgtgcgtgaaaatcccagtagatcagcagtttctgaaatactcagaccagcccttctggcaccaacaaccatgccacgttcaaaggcactcaaatcacctttcttccccatactgatgctcggtttgaactgcaggagattgtct contains the following coding sequences:
- the PXYLP1 gene encoding 2-phosphoxylose phosphatase 1 isoform X3, which codes for MQLKTPVHVLPGLPVRLVPIAPEREGALTAKNRKRIMPDLLTEPSAPDPLYEANLYCNTPGVAERSMEGHAPHNFKLLSVQVMIRHGDRYPLYAIPKTKRPDIDCVLEPDRDPSHPNLADFISHMTKGSEAQMDGTLSSLPRYPSHSLCEMGELTQTGVVQHLYNGQILRENYLKKHKLLTKDWTAKQVYIESTGKSRTLQSGLALLYSFLPGFDWKKISVKHQWSSIFCSGHCDCPMRNHYLEEEQRRQYSYRIKNAQLEKTYIDMAKVVEVPTKQLRASNPIDSLLCHFCHNVTFPCTKNGCINIEHFKTIKAHQIEDERERHEKQLYYKYALLATYPLLNQTVSRMQRISEGKKAEAFALYSAHDVTLSPVLSAIGLTEARFPRFAARLVFELWQNTDKPKDHYVRILYNGEDLTFQTSFCREQERRSSRPLCPLSKFVNFVKREMFSALNSTSYYDACRQKMF
- the PXYLP1 gene encoding 2-phosphoxylose phosphatase 1 isoform X1, which gives rise to MLLRNRFLLLLALAALLAFLSLSLQFFSRWLPVSMQLKTPVHVLPGLPVRLVPIAPEREGALTAKNRKRIMPDLLTEPSAPDPLYEANLYCNTPGVAERSMEGHAPHNFKLLSVQVMIRHGDRYPLYAIPKTKRPDIDCVLEPDRDPSHPNLADFISHMTKGSEAQMDGTLSSLPRYPSHSLCEMGELTQTGVVQHLYNGQILRENYLKKHKLLTKDWTAKQVYIESTGKSRTLQSGLALLYSFLPGFDWKKISVKHQWSSIFCSGHCDCPMRNHYLEEEQRRQYSYRIKNAQLEKTYIDMAKVVEVPTKQLRASNPIDSLLCHFCHNVTFPCTKNGCINIEHFKTIKAHQIEDERERHEKQLYYKYALLATYPLLNQTVSRMQRISEGKKAEAFALYSAHDVTLSPVLSAIGLTEARFPRFAARLVFELWQNTDKPKDHYVRILYNGEDLTFQTSFCREQERRSSRPLCPLSKFVNFVKREMFSALNSTSYYDACRQKMF
- the PXYLP1 gene encoding 2-phosphoxylose phosphatase 1 isoform X2, translated to MSQNQKNICNYVSRWLPVSMQLKTPVHVLPGLPVRLVPIAPEREGALTAKNRKRIMPDLLTEPSAPDPLYEANLYCNTPGVAERSMEGHAPHNFKLLSVQVMIRHGDRYPLYAIPKTKRPDIDCVLEPDRDPSHPNLADFISHMTKGSEAQMDGTLSSLPRYPSHSLCEMGELTQTGVVQHLYNGQILRENYLKKHKLLTKDWTAKQVYIESTGKSRTLQSGLALLYSFLPGFDWKKISVKHQWSSIFCSGHCDCPMRNHYLEEEQRRQYSYRIKNAQLEKTYIDMAKVVEVPTKQLRASNPIDSLLCHFCHNVTFPCTKNGCINIEHFKTIKAHQIEDERERHEKQLYYKYALLATYPLLNQTVSRMQRISEGKKAEAFALYSAHDVTLSPVLSAIGLTEARFPRFAARLVFELWQNTDKPKDHYVRILYNGEDLTFQTSFCREQERRSSRPLCPLSKFVNFVKREMFSALNSTSYYDACRQKMF